The proteins below come from a single Eucalyptus grandis isolate ANBG69807.140 chromosome 3, ASM1654582v1, whole genome shotgun sequence genomic window:
- the LOC104430235 gene encoding ESX-1 secretion-associated protein EspI, translating to MTRRSRHLHQALDALSARAPPVDLTPPPSSARRSTTYRCSTSERLLHSAPLSLFPRPPPVSPLPQLAPGPPHRAGDPPKARDLITPIDPGVFPLRHIIRRRATTAAPDSPAARAFATLRKSLLLPPSPPPYDAVRAAPPPGRDAAATHRRRRHSFDPVAAPAPRRSLPVPPPPAAPPPSPPSLPSVSAAKKPWRRRLKSGRNRVKRPSKPGRVWSSKWVRLGSVFGPGFKFSPWKLKEGYLASRPQSPLYEAMGISSVLDSGGMRNLANLMWPQGNPLSCETLDSYARRFSELEQLITMMVFRSLGVEKYLESHNESLSHTIRVMKYEAPMTREPQIGARSHYDKTFLTILQQNRVDGLEVQTKDGKWFQVAPSASTFIVMVGESFLVIIFSFSHAKACNSDSS from the exons ATGACTCGACGCTCGCGCCACCTCCACCAGGCGCTCGACGCCCTCTCCGCCCGAGCGCCGCCCGTCGACCTCACGCCACCTCCGTCCAGTGCTCGCCGCTCCACCACCTACCGCTGCAGCACCTCTGAGCGACTCCTGCA CTCCGCCCCGCTGTCACTGTTTCCGCGCCCTCCGCCGGTCTCGCCGCTCCCGCAGCTAGCACCGGGCCCGCCCCATCGCGCCGGAGATCCGCCAAAGGCCCGAGATCTGATCACGCCGATCGATCCGGGAGTCTTTCCCCTCCGCCACATCATCCGCCGccgcgccaccaccgccgcgccCGACTCGCCCGCAGCCCGAGCTTTCGCGACCCTCCGCAAGAGCCTCCTCCTGCCGCCCTCTCCGCCCCCCTACGACGCCGTCCGAGCCGCTCCTCCGCCCGGCCGCGACGCCGCCGCTACCCACCGCCGCCGACGCCACTCCTTCGATCCCGTCGCGGCACCCGCACCGCGCCGTTCTTTGCCCGTGCCGCCGCCACCCGctgcgccgccgccgtcgccgccatcgCTGCCTAGTGTCAGTGCCGCCAAGAAGCCTTGGAGAAGGAGGCTCAAATCGGGTCGGAACCGGGTCAAGCGACCCTccaaaccgggtagggtttggtCTTCGAAGTGGGTCAGGCTTGGGTCTGTCTTCGGGCCGGGCTTCAAATTCAG CCCGTGGAAGCTGAAAGAGGGTTACCTCGCGAGTCGACCTCAGTCGCCTCTCTACGAAGCCATGGGAATCAGCAGCGTGCTGGACTCTGGAGGCATGAGGAACTTAGCCAATCTCATGTGGCCTCAGGGAAATCCGTTGTCTTG TGAAACACTGGATTCGTATGCTAGGAGGTTCTCAGAGTTGGAGCAACTGATCACCATGATGGTGTTTCGAAGCTTAGGCGTGGAAAAATATCTGGAGTCGCATAACGAATCTTTAAGTCACACGATCCGAGTCATGAAATACGAAGCGCCGATGACTCGGGAGCCTCAGATCGGAGCAAGATCTCACTATGACAAGACCTTCTTGACCATACTTCAGCAGAATCGCGTGGACGGATTGGAGGTGCAAACGAAGGATGGAAAGTGGTTTCAAGTGGCACCTTCGGCTTCGACCTTCATAGTCATGGTTGGAGAGTCGTTTCTGGtgatcatcttttctttctctcatgCCAAGGCCTGTAATTCAGATTCGTCGTAG
- the LOC104430236 gene encoding probable 2-oxoglutarate-dependent dioxygenase AOP1 has translation MGSGPALELPSIDFSGLGDSEPGSGGWDSVQDAVRRALEEYGCFLALYDKVTVELHDEVFHQMEEMFGLPAETKRQFVDPTRPYDGYLANLPLNPLHEAMGMRDALNSGAIERLAGLLWPEGNAKFCELLNTYLRRLSELDYTIQKMVFRSFGVERYLDSHTASTLHALRLLRYGAPETEEARPGGITHYDTTFVTMLQQNHVNGLEVETKHGDWIKVRPSASSTIVMLGESFHGWSNGRLYCPRHRVMMRGHEARLSIGIFSGVEGTVRCPDELVDEQHPLLFKPFDAEGLVRIFATPEGRNGASALKTFYSVSN, from the exons ATGGGTTCGGGTCCGGCGCTGGAGCTTCCGTCCATAGATTTTTCCGGATTGGGCGATTCGGAGCCTGGAAGCGGCGGTTGGGATTCCGTCCAAGATGCCGTCCGGCGAGCGCTTGAAGAGTATGGCTGCTTCTTGGCTCTGTACGACAAGGTCACCGTGGAGCTTCACGACGAGGTCTTCCATCAGATGGAGGAGATGTTCGGTCTTCCGGCCGAGACTAAGCGCCAGTTCGTCGATCCGACCAGGCCGTACGATGGCTACCTTGCTAACCTCCCTCTTAACCCTCTTCATGAGGCCATGGGGATGCGCGACGCCCTGAACTCGGGCGCGATCGAACGCTTGGCCGGGCTCCTGTGGCCAGAGGGGAACGCCAAATTCTG CGAACTGCTGAACACGTACCTGAGGAGGCTGTCCGAGTTAGACTACACGATTCAGAAGATGGTGTTCCGAAGCTTCGGCGTTGAGCGCTATCTCGACTCGCACACCGCGTCGACGCTACATGCCCTTCGCCTCCTCAGGTACGGAGCGCCAGAGACGGAGGAGGCTCGGCCCGGAGGCATAACTCATTACGACACGACCTTCGTGACCATGCTGCAGCAGAATCACGTGAACGGGTTGGAAGTGGAGACGAAGCATGGAGACTGGATTAAAGTCAGGCCTTCGGCTTCCTCTACTATCGTCATGCTTGGAGAGTCATTCCat GGATGGAGCAACGGAAGATTATATTGTCCTCGACACCGTGTGATGATGCGCGGGCACGAAGCCAGGCTCTCCATCGGGATCTTCTCCGGCGTTGAAGGAACCGTTCGGTGCCCCGACGAGCTCGTGGACGAGCAACACCCTTTGCTTTTCAAGCCCTTTGACGCTGAGGGCCTCGTCCGCATCTTCGCCACACCGGAGGGACGGAACGGAGCTTCGGCTCTCAAAACCTTTTATAGCGTTTCTAATTGA
- the LOC104439088 gene encoding probable 2-oxoglutarate-dependent dioxygenase AOP1.2 → MGSGPALELPSIDFSGVGDSEPGSGGWDSVQDAVRRALEEYGCFLALYDKVTEELHDEVFHQMEEMFGLPAETKRRFVDPTRPYDGYLANLPPNPETMGMREALNSGAIERMAGLLWPEENAKFCELLNTYVRRLSELDYTIQKMVFRSFGVERYLDSHAASTVHSLRLLRIT, encoded by the exons ATGGGTTCAGGTCCGGCGCTCGAGCTTCCCTCCATAGATTTTTCCGGAGTGGGCGATTCGGAGCCTGGAAGCGGCGGCTGGGATTCCGTCCAAGATGCTGTCCGGCGAGCGCTCGAAGAGTATGGCTGCTTCTTGGCTCTGTACGACAAGGTCACCGAGGAGCTTCATGACGAGGTCTTCCATCAGATGGAGGAGATGTTCGGTCTTCCGGCCGAGACTAAGCGCCGGTTCGTCGACCCGACGAGGCCGTACGATGGCTACCTTGCTAACCTCCCTCCTAACCCGGAGACCATGGGGATGCGCGAGGCCCTGAACTCCGGCGCGATCGAACGCATGGCCGGTCTCCTGTGGCCAGAGGAGAACGCCAAATTCTG CGAGCTGCTGAACACGTACGTGAGGAGGCTGTCCGAGTTAGACTACACGATCCAGAAGATGGTGTTCCGAAGCTTTGGCGTTGAGCGCTATCTCGACTCGCACGCCGCGTCGACGGTACATTCCCTTCGCCTCCTGAG AATCACGTGA
- the LOC120291257 gene encoding probable 2-oxoglutarate-dependent dioxygenase AOP1.2, which translates to MLGESFHGWSNGRLYCPRHRVMMRGHEARLSIGIFSGVEGTVRCPDELVDEQHPLLFKPFDPEDLVRIFATPEGRNGASALKTFYSVSN; encoded by the exons ATGCTTGGAGAGTCATTCCAT GGATGGAGCAACGGAAGATTATACTGTCCTCGACACCGTGTGATGATGCGCGGGCACGAGGCCAGGCTCTCCATCGGGATCTTCTCCGGCGTCGAAGGAACCGTTCGGTGCCCCGACGAGCTCGTGGACGAGCAACACCCTTTGCTTTTCAAGCCCTTCGACCCTGAGGACCTCGTCCGCATCTTCGCCACGCCGGAGGGACGGAACGGAGCTTCCGCTCTCAAAACCTTTTATAGCGTTTCTAATTGA